A stretch of DNA from Arachis hypogaea cultivar Tifrunner chromosome 19, arahy.Tifrunner.gnm2.J5K5, whole genome shotgun sequence:
ATATTGTTGTCAATTTTGAAAATCCAATTTTCTTTCAAGATAAGGAAATATTGGCTCCAACTGTTGAAATTGTTGAAGAGATTAATAACTACATAGTTAATTTGTTACCGGGTGAAGAAAAGGAATATTTGAGTGCCGATGTTATTTGTGGTAGTGATGCTTATGGTGATATTGATTGTAGTTGGATAACCACTgaatttttaaaccaaattagATGTTCTGGCTTACCCAATCATTCTCCCAAATTGAAGAAAGGGGTACCTATTATTTTGTTGAGAAATATTGATCCAACTAATGGTTTGTGCAATGGAACTCGACCCATTGTAAAAGACCTGGGATCAAACGTGATTGCAGCCGAGGTTGTTTCTGGTAGTAACATTGGTGATCAAGTATATATTGCTCGAATGAATCTCATTCCAAGTGATGCTAGGATACCTTTTAAATTTCAGCGTAGACAGTTTTTAATAAGCTTGTCATTGCAATGACGATTAATAAAAGTCAAGGGCAAACGTTATCTGTTGTCGGATTATTTTTACGGCGTCCAGTATTTTTCCACGGTCAACTTTATGTTGCTGTATCTTGCGTGAGGAGCAGAAGTGGACTAAAGATTTTTCTATTTGATGAAAATTCAGAATTTTCAAATTTCACTGAGAATGCTGTTTTCACAGAGGtttttgataaaatttgaatGGCTCCTTCTTTTGTTTAGGATTCAGAAGACTATAAATCTTTTGGTTagtcttttaaatattaatttcagTTATGCCTAATTATTGTGTGGAAAAATATATATCTAATTAGTatgatgttttttatttatttgtataatgttttattttttttaagcttAACAAATAGTGGTTTATactatttcattttttatttaaatcttaTCAAGAGTTGTTTAAATATAGAAATGAATCATGTGTTAAAATGTTTTATGGGTCAACAATTAcatttattacaaattaaaatctgATGTATTATCAAATTAGGAATTAGGTTCATGCATTtaggtttcttctttctttttcttagaagAGTGCTATCGTGTTCTCTTCATCTTCGGTGTTCAGATGCCAGAGTAAGCTCCCTCCCCATTGGTGTTGTTACTCTCTAGCGATCACGCTGTTTGTGTCAAAATACATCACTCTAGGGAGTGGGTTCATCTGTGGGATTCTCAATTGTATAAGTTATCCATAGCAGTGCATCCTATTTTTGTTCCAGCAGAACTACCATGGTACCGTTCCCTCCTTCACCGGCAATGGGTCGTCTTCGACATTGGGCAAGGGAACTGTTGTGGTTTTTTCTTTCCCCATCGGTGGTACGAATTTCTCTATATACTCTGGCTAATTTGATTTCTCAACTTCTTCTTACATCTCAATTCTGCCTAATTTATGGATGGTTCTATAGTTTGACATTgaacatctttggatctttgaaatttgttaatttagttttattttggttattttttggCAAAATAGGTTGTGTTTATAATAGTTTTGTCTTCCATATTTATGATATATAGAGTGTAGTTGAAGATGGTCTATTAGGTAATTCTTTTAGAACATTGAAGTTAGGTTCAATGTAGGATAAATTGCAATAGGCTCTATGATTTGAAGTCAAAATTGATTAGGCTCTATGATCTGAAGTGAAAATTGATTGTCAGTCTTTTTTATTGTCATAGTGTATAAGTAAAAGTATCTGCAACTATATCTACTTGCCTATGATAATATCTATTATATTAGATGTAATAGGCAATAGACTTTAGGGTGTGGTGTAATATGTTCTATATttcttattgttttttatttatttattatcattcttattattatttctatataAATGGGTCACTAACATGTTGTTCTCAGCTATTAGTTTtgttttcctctttctttctacTCTGTTGTAAACAGTTGCTAAATAGATCCATACATTAGTGTGAAGGCATTCTATCATGAATACTTGTTTTCATTCCTTGGATAAGATAACACCATGGAGAGATGACTGGAGAATAAGAGTTAGGATTAACAGGGTATGGTATGCTTCATATCCTGTTCCAACAAGAGATGGCAATATGATACATATGGTGTTAATAGATGATAATGTAAGTCTCTCATGtgacttgttttttctttttttctttgagtCATGTTCGTGTGTTACTACTCTTCCATATGCTTATTTGTGTTATTTGTTTTTCTTCCCAtgttcattttatatttatttatttgtgtggaattgataaaccccaattttgtggttatcttgtgcttattttgggggattttatcacattttctcacatttattcaatgaaatagcatggttttgtaattctcccttaatttgtgcttaagtgtaaaaacatgctttttaggcccttaaattggtgattttaattgactttaatttcattcgatgccttgatgtgtttgttgag
This window harbors:
- the LOC140182309 gene encoding uncharacterized protein — its product is MATINSSMLWKHFEVLTLTKNMRLDSALEDVVVEELRSFLEWILQIGEGKSGAVINDKLCVEVPTDLLIYTSDNLVEDIINVVYPNIVVNFENPIFFQDKEILAPTVEIVEEINNYIVNLLPGEEKEYLSADVICGSDAYGDIDCSWITTEFLNQIRCSGLPNHSPKLKKGVPIILLRNIDPTNGLCNGTRPIVKDLGSNVIAAEVVSGSNIGDQVYIARMNLIPSDARIPFKFQRRQFLISLSLQ